CCTTACGGAGTACACAGCGCCTTTATACAAAAACAAGCATCAAAACACAGCAAGACACAGGGAACAAAGATACAGGGAGAAAGGATATGCAGAAAAATTAACTCCGGTACAGATGTGTTTTCACAGAAATTCACACGTTGTTTTTTAATACAATACAGACACAGACGCCGATTCCTGATGGCAACAGGAAGATTATTCCAAAGCtgaggtgcaataacaataaagAACCTGTCTTCAACTCGTTTTCTAGATCGAGGTACAGCGAGCCTTGTTGCATCAGAAGAAGTACGAAGTCTGTGCCTGTATCCGCCAGAAGCAGCGTCCTGAAAGGAGCTTGGTTATTTAGACACTTAAATGAACACAGAATGATCCTATAAACAATTCTTTGTTACCCCAGGCACTTAAAGCTTCTGcataatcatggtaattgtaCTAGTCATATGTTTTCCTATTTTGCAATTAATGCTACTATTTTTAAATTGGAAATTATGTTTGTTTACTTCCTTTTGGCAATACCGAATAATATAGAGAAGCAGAGAACACTATAATAATCAATTATTCGGTTGGGCAATTCCTTGCTATTGCTTACCAACATTGTGCGTCCAAGAACGGAATATTTCCCGATGAGTGTTGCCACATTATCCGTAATTTCACTGCTAATTGATCCCGTTTCGTCAGCCTGAATGTTGCCAAAGTCACCGATATGCCtataatttaacaaaataaaatgtcaGTAAATAAAGGCATAATTTTCCACGAGAAACAATATAATGGGATAGGTTTTCTGCACCATTATTTTCCGAGTTGAAAACCCTGTCTAAATCGTTTATGTTAGTTGTACGATTCTGGTGGCGTCGTGTAACACCGTTGATTATCTAATAGTCCTGCTGCTTTATTGTACGTCCAAGAGTGGTATATTTCCCCGATGTGTGATCCCACATTGTCTGCAATTTCAGTGTGGTTAATTGATTCCACGGCTATGCCAAAGAAGAACTTCCCTGGACCACCTGAATGGGGGTACTGGtcgaagtgaagtgaagtgaagtaaATCTCAAAAAGAGGGATATCGTAATACCGAAGATGTGACCTGCGTATGCGGCATCGAACCACAGCCTATGGAGCACATATTCAGATGTCCTCTATTTGAGCTAGAATACAAAGCTGAGGACCTTGTAGAGAACAATAATATTGCTAAGAATTGTGCAGGCTGAAACACAATATCTAGCGTTTGTGGATACGGTAAGACGAAGACCTGAAGGTTAACTTTTCCACCGCGAATCATCGCCATGATCGCGAATGTAACTTCAGTGAATTGTTTGGAAAGTTTTTATTCCTACGTAGATTAGCTAATTCAGGAGGTGAAAACAGTAGTTGTGTTTATAGGTAACTTAGATACGATACCTTCGAAAGTAAGCGCCTAGATGTAGTGCCCATGTATGTAGACGCACTCCTTCTTACGAGTTACCTACGATTTACATAAAGGATTTCTTGTACATACACTagccaaaagtattgcaacattgctgaaaaatGAAGAATTTGGCGAACTGATAAGTTCTAATATCCAGCCGATTTCAGATAATACGTACTATAGATGGAATAGATGGAATGTTCTTTGCATCTAAGCTAAGATCCAGTTATTCAATGAGATGGCATGTATCACACGTGGGTACATCATGCGCGCATTCCAATGCTTACAATGACGGAATAATGGAACTCTGGCGCAAAGAATGTCCGGTTGCCTTTAGAGTGGTCGTCAATGGGTTTAATTACTTCCTGTAACTTGTACCAGGAAAATGATTACTGAAGAAGGTTACACGGAAGTAGTGTTTGGACGAAAATAACGGTTACAGATGGTCGACGTCTTGCAAGGGTGTGGGGACTTAGGAACTTCAGCTGCAATAATAGGGTCACATGGTTAGTCCATAAATGACAGAGGGTCATTTAAACACGTAATGAACACACAAGACAATGTTTTAGTGCGATTCAAGGTCATCAAGTGACTTATGTAGTAGCCACGTTACAATTCTTTCTCCTGAGTCTTCCTGACATTAAAGTACATTTTGTCTTCTAAGTTCTAAGGCTTGTAATTTCTTCAACCCGGCACATCCATAAATCATTCTCCCACCACCATTTTCCTGATACCCATGCAGAAAGCAATAAAACCATTTGGTGACCATTTTGTAAAGGCATGTGACATTTTGTGGACTATTAAAGATCTGCGAAAAAACCCAAACCAACCCAAAATCAAAAGCGATCAATGATATGAATTCAGACTGAAGTGTATTTTATTGTCTTCATCTGACTTAGTGGTTGAGACTCGTTTAGACTGGCCTAGTCTCAACCAATAGGCCAGATGAAGACAATAAAATAAACTTCAGTTTGAATTCATATAATGGAtcggttttgattttgattttggggtAGATTAGTTTTGCAATCGCAGATCTTTAATCTAGTCTAGACACTAGACTATAATAGCCTAGACAATAGGCAATATTTGACTAGATTCTGACTAGAATTGGTCAAAAAAGGGTCCTTCAACTATATTATGTTAGGTGCATACATTATTTTTTGTCTGTCTTCCTCATAAATTCAATTTTAACCAAGCTTATTTGCCTGTACCGTGGCTGTCCTACCTTATTTGGTCATCAGGTCCTCCATGATCGTATCCTCTAGGTTTATAATGCCCGCCACTCGAAGCGCATCCTCTTCTTAAATCTCCGTATGAATGAACATGCATGCCATGAAGAGAGTTTGGCGTTTCAAAACCATAAAGGTTCAATTTAACAGACAGTGGACCACCAGAAGCCTGTCGATGATAACATAGAaaatatatagttaatcaaatTATTGCCACAAACCACATAAGTTGCAAATGCCATAGCATGGCATGACTAGTTCTTACATTAAACAAGAATCGTAGAAGGCAGCATTgcattcacaatacgatgcgccgcctcCAGCGTTTGATGGGGGAGAgatcaaaatacgcagtgcataatgGAAAATGTATTATCACCCTAGCGACGTGAAAGTCCCATGGTGGCTAGAACGACATTGTCGACCCTGAAGGTGAATAATTGGACGAGCAAGAGCAACGCGGCGCATCGTATTGGCAAGACTCGCAGCGGAGAACCGATATATTGCATCACCAGCGTCGCGGAGCAATAAGCGCTTCTATAATCATCAAGGGCGTAGCAAGCGGAGGGATAGGGTatacgaagtccatgggccccgagggttcagggccccaaacaaatcaaaaaatGAAATAAGCGTTGGTTAAGGAGATGctaaaaggcagggccgaatttacctccaggccaggccaaaatttagaggccccaaactcaccgtgagggaGGCATGTGGACTCAAGAAGccaagtttggtttacaaattaGGGGtctactataagatcgacagtggcggcATTAGCATTGCAATTTAGAGGGAGATAGGCATATTTAGTTCCGATCTTTCTAATAAACTtaaaatttcagacaattttagcccaaaatgaagctgAATTTTACTAAATGAAAGGCTAGTATGGAATGCGCGAAGCGCTCAAAATTTTGCAATCTTACCATTAtgttggtccaaaacatggtgttgttGGGCTAAAATgaacatgcacagggcaattttggggccccctcTGGCCCGATttataaatccggccctgctaaaaAGGCCCCGCACTGTTTCCTGTCCATGaacccccgaggctcttgctacgcccctgataatCGTGTTGAGATCTGTTTCGAAATGGTTCAAAATCTGGCCAGgttatttgacatgtttgatcgTTGCGAGCGACTACAGTATTATGTTTGATCATGattttctaccttttgtttgaaGTCTATATCCCCAACAATCGGTTCATACAAATCACGCTGTATCCCTGCATTGGGTAAGAGACGGCAATGTGCGAATATGTACTCAGATGGATCGTCTGAAATGAAACAATGTGATAAGATGAGAGGAAGATACACGTACAAGTGAataaatagagagattgcgatgttccatacgcggCACGTGGACCTAGTGTTTAAACGTGCGTTAATACGCACGTTTATACACACGTTTAAACATTCACTATTGGCTGTATAGTCAACCAACaattttggatacagcattcgGCCCTCTTGTGGCCAAATGTTTGAAATCAAAATCTGGTATACTCTGGATGGCGTTTACATGTTTTTAACGGTGACCCATCATTTGATTTTAGAACAGGCTTAACATTAACATGCaccttaaaatattattgattgttgcgatgtggagtctgaatgggCTTTAGTGCTCCTAAACGTgacattaagctgaatttatactccatcgctgagcgacgagcaattggtatttgaccaatgaggtaacaCGCTTTACCCAACACAACAAAAAGCGAGCACTAATCGATGGAGTATCATTCAGCTTTACGCGTTCACGTATGTAACGacgtttttgttacgttatgcgtcgttacACACGTACCGCGTCCACATACGTAAAACTAAAACGCATCGTGACCATCCAGGTCATCCTCCGGAGTAACAGGTCCAAAACTTGCGCATGGTTGATtataattaaaaataacatacaTTTTCACTTTTCCGTCCAAAATGTAtccaaaaatattttctgagaCGGACGTTATTCTTTCCCCTATGTGAAACTTAGTAAGTCTTACATTCAATTTCTGGCACGGGTGTTGTGGCCAAGCCCGCTTCACCTCGCAGTTGTTGCACCTGAGAAATCAATGTATCGACATCGGATCGTAGCTCTGTTATCTGACTTTGCATTGTTTCAAGTTGTACGGCAAGGGTTACTCTCTGCGCATCTGTAAATTTGTGTAAGAGACAAcaaaatgaatttgaaaatacatcaaattatacATAAATTGATTGAATAATTCCACCTGTGATGCTCAATGATATTTGTTAACAATATAATCTGTTATCATAAcattaattaatcaaatttaaCCTCGATTTGTTAATCATCCTGTATCATTAATAGCTATAGCTATCATTATATAAGGCCTGAAACACTTTTCCTGAAAGCACCAATTATGTAATTTGTTTGGAACGTAAAGGTGCCCCGTAAATGTTTGCCAAcattgcttgccctcccccctttcgacttgccaaaattTTATCCTCCCTCGGGGCTCATAATCAATTCACAATCCCTACTGATGATACTGCTTGGCATATTTTTCACAAAGATATGTGCATAATATACCaatatatcatcattattatcacgtTTATGGCTTTTCAATTTAGCATTTGCCCTTAATATCTGTTTCTCCACTTCACTTTTTCGTAAGTTAAGAAACTCGGGTCGTGCGTACATTCCGTCTAGACGTGATAGAATGCGTGGCCAGAAAGAAAACAAACCCAAGTCgaacaaaatgaaataaatatttattaaattattcCAACTGTTTTTAAAAGGAAAAATGAAATTAGATTTATTCAAAGTGACCATACGTTGGAAGGTGGGCTGCATCAGAATTTTGAGTGGGAGATCTCAACAACTAAATCAAGCATTTAAAATAACAAACTGCAACATATGGTATAATGCTAATTAGAAACTTTATCCTTAGGATCTTAAAAAGCATATAATTGTATAGGGTGCTGGCCTTATATGCTTTTGAGGGGTTTGATCTAGGGTGGCCCATATGCCCATACAATAATCATGAAAATTATATATAATCCTTTCCCACAGTTTCGGTGGAAATCTAAATATTATTGCTTTAGTCATATTGTGAAAATAGTTCAAAcgattcaatttcaaatttaccaGGCTTACGGTGAATTCACCTCCGACCTACTTTGTGTCACCCAATAGCAAACATGCTGGTAACCATAATGAAATTGTAGGATTATTATATCATGTCTATATTGACCTTCACCACCTTCACCATGATCACCGTGAACTAAAATGTTTAAACACGTatactttgaaaacatttttctagaaaaataaaaaacactttatATCTTCTTTCTCGTGGGAATTTTTAATGTATCGCAAAATGTTGGTTTCATATCCGTTTctttgatcaacatgatcaatagtaATGCAAATAATGCTCAATTCGGTGGACAAAAACACAATAATATTCTTTTACAGGCCCCGGGTACATGCCCTTgtattctttatttcttgataTTGTGTTATTTCCGTTGCAGCTACTATTGGCAAAAACAACATTGACATTGGCATATATTCTACACATGTTATATAAACTTATTTCTATCATGTTTTCAACACCCGCGTGTATTATAGAGAAAGATTGCATAAAAAAGGAAATTACTTAATTAACAAATTGCCATGCTGTCTGTCTGTTCACTATAATGTTGGTCATGATTCCTGATCACAATAAAAGTTCCAAAATGTCTATATATACATGTGACGTTATGGCTGCAAATTACGACCATTCCTCGAACAAATTATCTCAATGTATACGACTCTCCTTGCTTCTTATATCTTGGAGACAAGAAAAAGAGGAAACTACTGTAATATTTTTAACAATATAAGGGCCTTGACTTCCCCAATGTTATTTAGGATTGTCTCCATTTCTTTAATTGTTCTATAACCGGTTAATCATGTTGGATACATGAATTTTGAATCGTGATTGAGTCTCATCATGACAGACCGAGGATGTGCTCTCATTGAACAGAAAACAAAACTTGTTTGGTAGTTTGAGTTCTAGTTTGGTTACAAATTTCAACAACAGAAAATAGCtaaaccaataagattgcagttCAAGTTGTAAGGTATATAGGGCCCTACGGCTCTAAACTTTCTCAATCGACTCGACAACAGTGAAGTGTCAAAATGCACCCGACTAAAAAGTGTTGTTCCACCCTGTTTTTAAAGATTAAGGTGCGATGCCTAATTTGTGACTTGTGACCTCTGTAAAACAGGGGCTTTTTGTTTTCCTTTGCAACTTTTCTCTAAAGTGTGCAACACGATAGGTAGATAGCCTGATGATACTCAAGCTATAAGTACGTTGAACTAATTCACAATACAAACTACTAGTATTTTATACTATTTGCTTTGCTATGTGAAGAATCCAcccacgttttttttttttagacagatCATCTAAAGCCGAGCGGCAACGGGAAGAATTCAAAAGCATCATTTGAATAATATTCAATAATTGAGTGGAAT
The Amphiura filiformis chromosome 3, Afil_fr2py, whole genome shotgun sequence DNA segment above includes these coding regions:
- the LOC140148692 gene encoding uncharacterized protein; this encodes MELRTLPAVFCALFAISYFKNAFKVDAQRVTLAVQLETMQSQITELRSDVDTLISQVQQLRGEAGLATTPVPEIEYDPSEYIFAHCRLLPNAGIQRDLYEPIVGDIDFKQKASGGPLSVKLNLYGFETPNSLHGMHVHSYGDLRRGCASSGGHYKPRGYDHGGPDDQIRHIGDFGNIQADETGSISSEITDNVATLIGKYSVLGRTMLIHAGPDDLGRGGDAGSRRSGNAGVQLGCCVIGLSDGSAWEQK